The Silvibacterium dinghuense region TAGGCATCGATTTGGGCAAGACGACATTTCACCTTGTTGCGCTGGGAGCATCGGGCAAGGTGATGGTGAAGAAGAAGTTTACGCAGAAGCAGTTGCTAACCTTTACGGCGAACATGCAGACTTCGCTGATCGGCCTGGAAGCCTGTTCTGGCGCGCATTTTCTTGGACGAGCACTGAAGCAACAAGGCCATGATGTACGGCTCATCGCTGCGCAGTTCGTGAAGCCCTTCGTGAAGTCCAACAAGAACGACTTCGTCGATGCAGAGGCTATTGCCGAGGCCGTCGAGCGCAAGAACATGCGTTTCGTTCCGATCAAGACGGATGACCAGCTCGACCTGCAGGCGATGCACCGGATTCGTGACCGGCTCATTTCACGGCGCACGGCAGTCATCAACCAGATACGAGCGTTTCTCCTGGAGCGCGGCATGGTCTTCGCTCAGAAGCCAGCGAAGCTGAGGGCCGCGATGGCCGATGTGCTCGAGAACGCGGACAACGCGCTGACACTGATGATGCGCAACCTGATCGGCATCCTGTGGGACGAGTGGAAAAGCGTTGAGCAGCAGATCGATGAGCTGACCGACAGCCTAGAACAGATCGCAGAGAGCGATGCCGGTTGTTGTCGCATCCGTCAGATCCCGGGCATCGGTCCTATCGTTGCAACCGCGATCGTCGCCGCCATCGGTAACGGCGCGGCGTTCCGCAAGGGCCGAGACTTCGCTGCATGGCTCGGCCTCGTGCCACGGCAGTACTCGACCGGTGGCAAGACTAAGCTGCTAGGCATCAGCAAGCGAGGCAACATCTATCTACGCAAGGTGCTCATCCACGGAGCACGCGCAGCCGCGATGCGCATAAAACGAGACCGCTTCCCGATTGGTGCATGGATGAACGGTCTCGAAGCTCGTGCGCCACGCAACGTGCTGGTCGTAGCTATGGCCAACAAGCTCGCACGTATCGCATGGGCTGTGCTCTCAACTGGGGAAGACTATCGCCCCGCCGTCAGCGCGGCAGCAGCGGTATGAGCTAGCAGCACAGCGAAGGGGAAGGACCGCATCCACAAGGATGCCAGAGGGTAATGCTGACCGCGCCCAGGGGCTTGGGCACCGTCTGCGAGCAACGGTCGAGCGCAGACCACGCCTTCGCTGTAATCAAGCTTCCACAAAGTCTGCAATGGAACAGTAAGGACGAAAGAACAGTCACAACGGCGTATCTGAAACCTGCTCCTGATAAGGGTCTTCAACGACTGACCGACTTGTAAGGACAGATGCGCAGCGGAACTCATCCTGGCCAGGAGCGCGCGGCTCCATCAAAGGCCGAACACATTGCCGCAGACGTGTCTTCCCGCTCGAACTAATCCTTGCAGTCACGCGGCGGACCATACATTACGAGGACCAATTTGTTTGTAAAAGGTTTTCATCGTTTGCAGATTTTGACCGCCGCAGATGCATGACGTAGATATCTAGAGAGGTCTATTCATTGGATGATCGAAGCGTCAAGTCCGGCCTTCCTGAGATGGAGACAGAAAGCCTAAGACTGAGATGTGCCCTGTCTATCGACGCCAAAGCTCTTTGCGCGCTTGTGACGCCAAGGAATCAGTCGTTGGCTCGCCTCATGGAACTGCCCAATACCTATCGAGTCGGTTACCAGGCGGATTGAAATGCTCCAGGATCGTGCGATGCTTCAGGAAGCGCTCCTCTACGTCATCGTGGACCGATCTACAGAGCAGACGATGGGTTCGATTTGCATCCAACGAGGCGATCTTCCGGGCCGAGGCGAACTCAGCTACTGGCTCGGCGAAAGATATCAAGGTAGAGGGTACGCGCGCGAGGCTGTCTCTACGATGCTTCCTTTGGCGACCAAACATCTAAACCTTCCATTGATCGAGGCAGGTGCGCAGATTGAAAATGCGAACTCCTTCGCCGTCATGGTTCGATGCGGCATGGTCCCAGGTGGCGAGAGGCTTGTTTACGCACCGACACGTGCACGCAACGAACTCTGCCGATTTTATGAATGGGTACCCTCGACCTAGCCCCGCATCCCATTCCACTGTTTAGGTCGAAAAAGCCGAAGCAGATCACTATTGAAGCTAAATAGAATGTTCTTAGAGGGAGTTGTTCCGGTTATGCCAGAAGCACCATTGAAAATCGGGCTGCAAGCTGCTGCACAAAGGCTCGAAGAGATCGACAGCGCGTTCGTCATACTCTTTCAGCGCGGAGACTTTTCCGCCGAGCTCTACGCACCGAAGGAGGTCGATCTGCAGCAGCCACACGAGCAAGATGAGGTCTATATCGTGGCATCTGGCAGCGGGATTTTTCTGCGAGGAGAAGAGCGTGTTTCGTTCGAACGAGGAGACTTTCTGTTTGTCCCCGCTGGCGTCGTTCACCGATTCGAACAATTCACAAACGATTTCTCGACATGGGTGCTTTTCTTTGGACCAAAGATTGCACAGGAGCAGTAGAGTTCGATAAGAACCCGGCACCCATAGTACAGAGCCTTCTTGTACAAACGCTGTCCCTTGTCAGCAGGAATTCTTGATGAATTGCTACTGAGAAACGCCCTTCCCAGAAGTTCTCCCGTCAAGCCCACTTCTGGCTTGCGGAGCCGACTCGCTACAATCACCACATGAGCGCAAAGACTGTCATCGCCACCTCCGGGGCGCCTACCGCCATCGGACCTTATTGCCAGGCCATCAAGGTCGGAAACTTCCTCTTCACCTCGGGCCAGATCGCGCTCGACCCGGCTTCGGGCCAGGTCATCGCAGGCGGCATTGCCGAGCAGACTACCCGCGTGCTCGAGAACCTGAAGGCTGTGCTCGAAGAGGCCGGGACCTCCTTCGCCGGCGTCATCAAGACCCTTGTTTTTCTCAAGGACATGAACGATTTCGCCGCCATGAACGAGGTCTATGCCCGCTATTTTGCGCCTGAAGGCGTCACCCCACCGGCGCGCTCCACTGTCGAGGTCGCCCGCCTGCCCAAGGACGTGCTGGTCGAGATTGAACTGGTCGCCGCCGTCTAGCCACGGTGTAACCTACGCGACCGGATTTCATCCAATAGAGCGAAAGGAGCGCATTCCGTCATGTCTGACACAAAGCTCGAGAAAATTCAAAAGTCCGAAGAGGAGTGGCGCGACCAGCTCACACCCGAGCAGTACTACATTGCGCGGCAAAAGGGCACGGAGCCGCCTTTCACGGGCGCGTTCTATCGCCACAGCGAAAACGGCGTTTATCACTGCGTCGCCTGCGACGCGCCGCTGTTCACCTCGGAGACGAAATTTGACTCCGGCTGCGGCTGGCCGAGCTTCTACCAGCCAATTGCCGGCGCGCTCGACGAACACGAGGACCTGAGCCACGGCATGCACCGCATCGAGGTCACCTGCGCCCGCTGCGGCGCGCATCTGGGCCACGTCTTCCCCGACGGCCCCAAGCCGACCGGCGACCGGTACTGCATCAACTCCGTCTCGCTGAATTTCGAGAAGACGAAGTAAGGCAGAGAACAAGAGCGCGGGCGCGGCCTTCCTGGCTGCGCCCGCGCTTTTCTTTGCGGCTGAAGCAGCGAAGCATGCCGGGCGGCAGCAGCTCCGCATTTCTTCCGAACCCTTCTCGCCCTCCCGGGAATCATACATGCGAAAATGCTGTAATTTTTTGTTCGGCAGGGCGGTCAAGAATGACAGAAAAGACATGCTTTCTCTGGGCAGGGATACTTGCGGTCGGGCTCTCGGTTGCGCAGGCGCAGAGCCCACAGGAGCTCATCCAACAGGCCGTCAACGCCGAGCACGCTGCGGATGAGAACGACCACTCGCAGTGGGGTTATCTCGAAGAGGTACACAAACCCAAGGAGCAGGTGTTGCAGTGGGTGGCGGCCACGCCAAAGGGCGATGTCGAGCGCGTCCTTGAGAAGAATCAGCAGAAGCTCACCGCCGCACAGCAGGACGAGCTCATCCGGAGCTTTCTGCATGACGCGCATGCGCAGAGAAAGCAGCTCGCCGAGACCGACCACGACAACAAGCAGATCGACGACCTGATGCTGCTACTGCCTGTCGCCTTTATATGGACAGAGACCAGCGCCACGGCAACGGATACCTTTCTGCACTACGAGCCGAACCCACGCTTCCATCCGCCGACGCGCGAGGCGCACGTCTTCAGCAGCATGGCTGGCGACCTGGTTATCGATAACCAGCAGCATCGTATCCGCAGCATGAGCGGCCACCTGATGCACGAGGTCAACTTCGGCGGCGGCCTGCTGGGCAAGCTGAAGGAGGGCAGCTCGTTTTCGCTCGAGCAGAAGCAGGTGGGCCCGATGCTCTGGCAACTGACCGCCTTCCATGTCGATCTCGAAGGCAATGCGCTGCTCTTCAAGAACATCTCGCTCAAGCAGGACGACAAGCGCTCGGCCTTCGAGCTGGAACCGCCTGCGATCACGCTCGACCAGGCGGCTGTGGCAGTGATGCAGCGTCCGGAAGGTGTGGTTTTCTAAAGCACACTCAGGGTGTGCCTGATGCGCAGCGAGGGCAGATCCTGCTCCCACCCACGCATTCATAGGTTTTGGAAAGAAACTTAAATTACTGATTGTCATCCCGACCGAAGTGAGCCGTCAGGCGAACGAAGTGGAGGGACCTGCAGTTCTGCCAGCGCAGGCAAACTGCAGGTTTCTCCGCTACGCAGGACGATGAAACCGTCCTGCTCCGGTCGAAATGACAACCTTTTCCAATTGTTCTATGGGGATACGACCTGCCCCTTCGGCGCAGGCTGCACCACCACCTCCACCAGCCGCGTGTTCACGTCGTAGACAAGCCCGGAGAGCGTCTGCGAGAGTGAGGGCTGAGGCAGCGTCTACCCCTCGGCGATAGCCTTGTTACGCGCAAGCAGGGTGCCGAGATAGGTCATGGCGTTCTCCTTCGGGGAGGGCGATCGACCATCTGATGCTCGAAACGCGGGAGTAGGGGCAGGGAATCTTTTGCGGCTTCTTGATCCGGGTAGTGACGGCGTGAGATGCCAGTGGCGATATGCCGACTGCTTAGGGATAATCCACTATCAAATACCTCTGCTAGAGTGTAGGCATGCTCAGAAGGCTGGTTTGCGTTGCCCTTCTTTTAGCTTCCTCCACAATCCGTGCCCAAAGCGCCGCCGATGCGGCTACCAACGAGGGTATTTGGCAAGGCTACGATGGAGAATTACGGTATGCTTCGCGCCTTCTCATCTCACTTGCGGAGGCAATTCCCGCCGATAAGTATGATTGGCGGCCGGAGCCTGGGGTGCGCTCGGTGAGCGAAGTGCTCATGCATATCGTTCAGTCGAATTACTACCTGCTCAGCGTAACCGGGCCCCAAATGCCACCCGAACTCGCGTCAAACGATGTGGAGAAAAGGATTACGTCCAAGCCAGAAGTCGTGGCGTACCTGCGGAGATCCCTTGAAGCGGTCAAGACAGCGCGAGCCAAGCTGAAGCCCGGTGATCTGCAGCACAAAGTAAAGATTTATGGCGAAACCGTAAACGTGGATGGAATGTACCTGCGAATCATCTGTCACGATAATGAGCACATGGGCCAACTCATTGCCTATGCTCGCATGAACGGCATAGTGCCACCTTGGTCGGCAGGTGTAGTGCTCCCGAAGTAAGCGACACGCTCAGCGCAAGAGCTTATTAGATATCTATCGGCAATCCGTTTTGATAAGCGCCACTGGCTTCATCAAACTTTCTGAAACGCACAAAAGCCCGGGCTTGCGCCCGGGCTTTTGCTTTCAATCTGAAGTTGAGAGAAGGCTTAGGCCTTCACGACCTTGCCGCTCTTGATGCAGCTGGTGCAGACGCGCAGCTTCTTGGCGTTGCTGCTGCCTTCGACCTTGGCCTTGACCGGCTGCAGGTTGACGTTCCAGCGACGACGCGAAACATTGTGGGCGTGCGAGATGTTGTTACCGAATTGCGGCCCTTTGCCGCAGATTTCACAAACCTGTGCCATGACAGACTCCAAGAACCTGAATTGTTCGCGCTGACCAGGTCCAACAAGTCTCCCGCGCCGTATACCGGCTGTACACTTCTAAGGGAGAGCGGGTGGATAGAGAAGATTCCCACCCTGGCGCCGAAGCTTCAGTGTAGCCCAGACCGTGGCCTGCGGGCAACTCTCCCAGAGGAATTTCCCGCGCCAAGCATTGACCCAGCCCCTCTTCCTCGATAGAATCAAGTGGTTTGGCGATTCTGCCTTTCGCTCTGTAAGGTCACTGGACGGGACAGGCTGTAGCGTTCCGGTCCGATGGCCGCGTCACTCCCGGAACAGGTGGAGTTTGAGACCGGAGCGAGCACTATCCGCCCGAGCTACGAGATTGGTATCGCGCGCGGCTTGAGCCGCCCGCTGGAGGAACTATGTACGCGGTCATCCGCACTGGTGGAAAGCAGTATCGCGTCGCCCCGGGCGATGTGGTGAAGATTGAAAAGACGGAAGCCGGCGAGAACGGCGCCGTTGAGTTTGCCGAAGTCCTGGCGTTTGCCGGCGAGAATGGCATCAGCAAGCCGGCCTCGGCCAAGGTGCGGGCCACCGTGCTCGGCGAAGGCCGCGGCGAGAAGATCCTGGTCTTCCACTACAAGCGCAAGAAGCAGTACAAGAAGCTGCAGGGCCACCGTCAGGATTACACCGAAGTCCGCATCGACGCGATCGAAGTGGATGGGAACAGCTACAGCGCCGCCAAGTAAGCGCGCGAACTAAAGAGGATCAGCAATGGCACATAAAAAAGGTCTTGGAAGTTCCAAAAACGGCCGCGACTCGAACGCGCAGCGGCTCGGCGTCAAAAAGTTCGGTGGGGAGATTGTCACCGGCGGCTCGATCATCGTCCGCCAGCGCGGCACCCGCCTCAAGCCCGGCCTCAACGTCGGCATCGGCAGCGATGACACGCTCTTCGCGAAGGTCGATGGCCGCGTGAAGTTCATCGACCGTGGCCGCACCGGCCGCTTCGTCGCGATCGAGCCTGTCGCTGCTGAGTAACAGCTGCGCCCTCGGCGCAATGGTCGGCAGCCAGTAGTCAGTCATAAAAACGGCCAGTGGGAGCCCCGCTCCTGCTGGCCGTTTTGCTGTACCTATAAAGTTATACGGCGGCCAGTGGCGCCCGCTGCGCGGGCCCAGCAGCCAGGCACAAAAACGGCCAGTCTTCCTTTCAGGCAGGCAAGAAAGCGGCCAGCAGGAGAACCCCGCTGGCCGCTTTTGTGCCTGACTGCTGGCGGCTATCCGGCCGAATTCTTCGTCATGACCCGCTCGACCACCTTCTCCACATCCTGCAGGAAGTAGGCCTGCGATTGCCCCATAGCGACATGCGGCGGATTGTGTCCGAGCGCCTTGGCAATCTCATTCCAGCGCATCAGCGGCGAAGTCTCGGGCAACTTGCCCTCCGCCTTGCCCTTCTCGGGGAAGAGGAAGTAGGTGCTCCACAGTGACACACTCAGCAGCGTTACGCTGGAGAGAATTGCCCCACCCAGCATGTAACCCTCCGGGTGCGTACCGAGCCAGATCGCCACGCCCAGTTGCGTGAGCGCCTCAATGCTGAAACCGATTGCAATACCGAAAACACGACTGCGGATCGAACGGCCCAACGTATGAATGGTCAGGCCCAGGAAGAGCAGCAGGCAGAGCTCGAGGATGCTGGCGCACTTCATCAGCTGTGCGCCGATCGTCGCCATGCGGTGCGGCCCGGTATGCAGCGGAAAGACGGCAAAGACCGTCACCAGCAGCGAAACAACGGCAACCCAGCGGAAGACGATGCTTCCCAGCCGCCGCAGACCCGCCAGCGGCAGCATCAGTTCATTAAAGATTTCGCGTACGGCAAAGACGATGGTCACAGTCCCGGCCACGTAGAGCAGCCAGAAAAGCGAATCCCGCAGGATGAGCGATACCTGCCCGCCCTGGGAAAACCACGGCACATGCAAGAGACAGAGCAGCCCCAGTCCACTGGTCATACGCAGGCCCAGGTATCCAAGCACAGCCGGATACCGGCGCTTCACCCCGGCACGCAGTGCCGCGACCAATGCAATTCCCGAGAGCACGGGCTCAAGAAAGGTCAGCGTCAGCAGAAGGTTGGAGAGCGAGGACATGGGCTTTACCGGGTACAGCATGACAAGAATATCTCGACATTGGTTGCCTACTCAATGACGGAAACGGGCAATCTGCTTATACGACTTTAGTGGGATAAAAGGGATTCATTTTTCAGGCCTTTCCGCTCCCCTGCACGGCTTTCCCCTGTTGCGCCGCCCGAACCCGGCAACGGCCCCCGCTGTGCTAAAATAAAGGCGTAGACTTATCGGCAAAAACCTTTCACTTTCAAGACTTTAATTCTAATTACGACCGCCCTGGTCCAGAGAGTGAAAGAAGCCAAATCGGAGTTCCATGTCCCAAAAAGAGCTAGAACTTGCGACCGACACCCCTACCGGGGCAGTCCCTTCTTCCAACGGTACACCGAACGGCAGCTACACCAGCGATAACATCAAGGTTCTCGAGGGCCTTGAGGCCGTCCGCCTGCGTCCGGCCATGTACATCGGCTCGACCGGCGAAATGGGCCTGCACCATCTGGTCTATGAGGTCGTCGACAACTCCGTCGACGAAGCCCTTGCCGGCTTTGCCAAGAAGATCGAAGTCATCATCCACGTCGACAACTCCATCACCGTCATCGACGACGGCCGCGGCATTCCGGTAGACATGAAGACGCTGGACAACGGCGAGAAGATGCCCGCGGTCCAGGTGGTGCTGACCAAGCTGCACGCCGGCGGTAAGTTCGACTCCTCGACCTACAAGGTTTCCGGCGGTCTGCACGGTGTGGGCGTCTCCTGCGTCAACGCGCTCAGCGAGGATTTCGACGTCGAGATCTGGCGCGACGGCCACACCTACGAGCAGGACTATGCCAAGGGAGCGCCGACCTCCGAGCTACGCCAGGCGGGCACCTCGAAGCGCCGTGGTACCAAGGTGCACTTCCTGCCCGACAAGACGATCTTCACCGTCACCGAATACAACTACGACACGCTGGCCCAGCGCCTGCGCGAGCTCGCCTTCCTGAACAAGGGCCTGGAGATCACGCTGACCGATGAGCGCGTGACCGATCCCAAGACGGGTGAGGCCAAGCGCGCCGAGTTCCGCTATGCGGGCGGCATCGCCGAGTTCATCAAGCACATCAACAAGGGCAAGCAGATTCTCCACGAGAAGCCGATCGTCATGGAAGGCTTCCGTGACAACGTCGATATGGAGATCGCCCTCCAGTACAACGACAGCTACTCGGAAACGGTCTTCTGCTTCGCCAACAACATCAATACGGCAGACGGCGGCACGCATCTCTCCGGCTTCAAGACGGCGCTCACCCGCACCATCAACTCGGCCGGCCAGCAGCTGGGTCTCTTCAAGGACGTGAAGGAGAACCTCTCGGGCGATGACGTCCGCGAAGGCCTGGTTGCGGTCATCAGCGTGAAGCTGCCGCAGCCGCAGTTCGAAGGCCAGACCAAGGGCAAGCTCAACTCGGACATCGCCGGCATTGTGCAAGCGCTGGTGAACGAGAAGCTGGGCATGTTCCTCGAGCAGAATCCGCCGGTCGCCAAGCGCATCATCAACAAGGCCATTGAAGCAGCCCGCGCACGCGAAGCCGCGCGCAAGGCCCGCGATCTGACTCGCCGTAAGGGCGCGCTCGATGGCGGCGGACTGCCGGGCAAGCTGGCCGACTGCTCCGAACGCAACCCGGAGCGCTGCGAGCTCTACCTCGTCGAGGGCGAGTCCGCAGGCGGCACCGCCAAGCAGGGCCGCGACCGCCGCTTCCAGGCTATCCTGCCGCTGAAGGGCAAGATCCTCAACGTCGAGAAGGCTCGTTACGACAAGATGCTCGGCCACGAGGAAATCCGCGCGATGATCACCGCGCTCGGCACCGGCATCGGCAAGGAAGACTTCGACCCGGCCAAGCTGCGCTACGGCAAGATCATCCTGATGACAGACGCCGACGTGGACGGCTCGCATATCCGCACGCTGCTGCTGACCTTCTTCTTCCGTCACATGAACGAGCTGATCAAGCGCGGTCACGTGTACATTGCGCAGCCGCCGCTCTACAAGATCAAGAAGGGCCGCTTCGAGCAGTACATCAAGGACGACCGCGACTTCGTGAAGGTCATGGTCAAGCGCGCCTCCGACGGCATGATCGTGCGCCACGGCGACGCGGGCGAGAAGCTTGAAGGCGCTGCCCTGACCAAGTTCATGGGCAACCTGAACGACTACCTCGGCTTCTTCGAGAAGCTGAACAAGCGCCTGCGCAACGAAGAGATCACCACGCTGCTGGCCAAGCTCGAGCTGGTGCGCCGCACGGACTTCGAAGGCGAGACCGCTCCTGAAAAGCTGGTAGCGCTGCATGGCAAGCTCAAGCAGATCGAGCGCAAGTACCAGTTCAAGGGCCTCTCGGAGCCGGTGCGCGACGAAGAGCACCAGACCTGGTCGCTGAGCTTTACCGACGCGCAGGGTGCAACCCGCACCATCGACTGGACGCTGGCCTCAACACCGGACTATCGCCAGACGATGAACAAGTACGCGCAGATCAAGGAGTCGCTCGAGCCTCCGTTCTTTGTCGAATACGCGCCGAAGGGCTCGGCAGCAAAAGTTGCAGAAGCCGCCGAAGCAGAGGCTGAGGAGACCGAAGGCGAGACCACCGGTGAAGCCGAGGCGGGCAAGCCCGCACCCAAGCGCGCC contains the following coding sequences:
- the rplU gene encoding 50S ribosomal protein L21, with the protein product MYAVIRTGGKQYRVAPGDVVKIEKTEAGENGAVEFAEVLAFAGENGISKPASAKVRATVLGEGRGEKILVFHYKRKKQYKKLQGHRQDYTEVRIDAIEVDGNSYSAAK
- a CDS encoding cupin domain-containing protein, translating into MPEAPLKIGLQAAAQRLEEIDSAFVILFQRGDFSAELYAPKEVDLQQPHEQDEVYIVASGSGIFLRGEERVSFERGDFLFVPAGVVHRFEQFTNDFSTWVLFFGPKIAQEQ
- a CDS encoding GNAT family N-acetyltransferase, which codes for MSRWLASWNCPIPIESVTRRIEMLQDRAMLQEALLYVIVDRSTEQTMGSICIQRGDLPGRGELSYWLGERYQGRGYAREAVSTMLPLATKHLNLPLIEAGAQIENANSFAVMVRCGMVPGGERLVYAPTRARNELCRFYEWVPST
- a CDS encoding RidA family protein, translating into MSAKTVIATSGAPTAIGPYCQAIKVGNFLFTSGQIALDPASGQVIAGGIAEQTTRVLENLKAVLEEAGTSFAGVIKTLVFLKDMNDFAAMNEVYARYFAPEGVTPPARSTVEVARLPKDVLVEIELVAAV
- a CDS encoding DinB family protein → MLRRLVCVALLLASSTIRAQSAADAATNEGIWQGYDGELRYASRLLISLAEAIPADKYDWRPEPGVRSVSEVLMHIVQSNYYLLSVTGPQMPPELASNDVEKRITSKPEVVAYLRRSLEAVKTARAKLKPGDLQHKVKIYGETVNVDGMYLRIICHDNEHMGQLIAYARMNGIVPPWSAGVVLPK
- the rpmB gene encoding 50S ribosomal protein L28 — protein: MAQVCEICGKGPQFGNNISHAHNVSRRRWNVNLQPVKAKVEGSSNAKKLRVCTSCIKSGKVVKA
- a CDS encoding IS110 family transposase codes for the protein MQIRSVGIDLGKTTFHLVALGASGKVMVKKKFTQKQLLTFTANMQTSLIGLEACSGAHFLGRALKQQGHDVRLIAAQFVKPFVKSNKNDFVDAEAIAEAVERKNMRFVPIKTDDQLDLQAMHRIRDRLISRRTAVINQIRAFLLERGMVFAQKPAKLRAAMADVLENADNALTLMMRNLIGILWDEWKSVEQQIDELTDSLEQIAESDAGCCRIRQIPGIGPIVATAIVAAIGNGAAFRKGRDFAAWLGLVPRQYSTGGKTKLLGISKRGNIYLRKVLIHGARAAAMRIKRDRFPIGAWMNGLEARAPRNVLVVAMANKLARIAWAVLSTGEDYRPAVSAAAAV
- the rpmA gene encoding 50S ribosomal protein L27 → MAHKKGLGSSKNGRDSNAQRLGVKKFGGEIVTGGSIIVRQRGTRLKPGLNVGIGSDDTLFAKVDGRVKFIDRGRTGRFVAIEPVAAE
- the msrB gene encoding peptide-methionine (R)-S-oxide reductase MsrB, encoding MSDTKLEKIQKSEEEWRDQLTPEQYYIARQKGTEPPFTGAFYRHSENGVYHCVACDAPLFTSETKFDSGCGWPSFYQPIAGALDEHEDLSHGMHRIEVTCARCGAHLGHVFPDGPKPTGDRYCINSVSLNFEKTK
- the gyrB gene encoding DNA topoisomerase (ATP-hydrolyzing) subunit B; its protein translation is MSQKELELATDTPTGAVPSSNGTPNGSYTSDNIKVLEGLEAVRLRPAMYIGSTGEMGLHHLVYEVVDNSVDEALAGFAKKIEVIIHVDNSITVIDDGRGIPVDMKTLDNGEKMPAVQVVLTKLHAGGKFDSSTYKVSGGLHGVGVSCVNALSEDFDVEIWRDGHTYEQDYAKGAPTSELRQAGTSKRRGTKVHFLPDKTIFTVTEYNYDTLAQRLRELAFLNKGLEITLTDERVTDPKTGEAKRAEFRYAGGIAEFIKHINKGKQILHEKPIVMEGFRDNVDMEIALQYNDSYSETVFCFANNINTADGGTHLSGFKTALTRTINSAGQQLGLFKDVKENLSGDDVREGLVAVISVKLPQPQFEGQTKGKLNSDIAGIVQALVNEKLGMFLEQNPPVAKRIINKAIEAARAREAARKARDLTRRKGALDGGGLPGKLADCSERNPERCELYLVEGESAGGTAKQGRDRRFQAILPLKGKILNVEKARYDKMLGHEEIRAMITALGTGIGKEDFDPAKLRYGKIILMTDADVDGSHIRTLLLTFFFRHMNELIKRGHVYIAQPPLYKIKKGRFEQYIKDDRDFVKVMVKRASDGMIVRHGDAGEKLEGAALTKFMGNLNDYLGFFEKLNKRLRNEEITTLLAKLELVRRTDFEGETAPEKLVALHGKLKQIERKYQFKGLSEPVRDEEHQTWSLSFTDAQGATRTIDWTLASTPDYRQTMNKYAQIKESLEPPFFVEYAPKGSAAKVAEAAEAEAEETEGETTGEAEAGKPAPKRAGRISLDPVEKQTPQELFEYVIDQGRREYQVQRYKGLGEMTSAQLWETTMDPERRTLLQVKLEDLAETETIFTTLMGEDVEARRKFIEENALDVKNLDI